The Deinococcus aquaticus genomic interval CGCGCTTCGAGGGCATCGAGGGCGCCCCCAAGCGCTTCGAGGTCCTGCCGAACGACGTGCAGACCCTCAAGGACTTCATTACGGCGAAGCTGGCCGGGAAGTTGGCAACCATCTGAACGGAGCCCCCCCGGCCGCCCCGCCCTACACTGTTTCCTGTGGACCGCCGCCGCCTGTCCCTGCTGCTGGCCCTGATCGCGGGGCTGGTGCTGTTCGGCACGCTGGGGTACCGGGTGCTGGAAGGCTGGGGGTGGCTGGACTGCGTGTTCATGACGGTCATGACCCTCACCACCGTCGGGTACGGCTCGCCGGGGCCGCTCGGCACGGACGGCAAGGTGTTCAGCACCCTGCTGATGCTGGTCGGGATCGGCCTGATGCTGTACCTGCTGACCCTGCTGGCCGAGACGGTCGTGCGCGGCCTGACCGACCCACTGGCGGTGCGGCGACGAAAGGAGCGCAAATTGATTCACCTGCGGGGACATACGGTGGTGTGCGGGTACGGGCAGGTGGGCGAGGCCGTGTGTGTCGCCCTGCGCGGCGCGCGCAAGGACGTGGTCGTGATTGATCACCGGCCCGAGCACCTGGAGTGGGCGCAGGGGCAGGGCATTCACACGCTCGTCGGGGACGCCACCGACGAGGACGTGCTGCGCCGCGCCGGGGCCGAACGGGCCGAGTCGCTGGTCACGGTCATCAACAGTGATCCCAGCAACCTGTACGTGGTCCTGTCCGCCAAGGGCCTGAATCCGGCGCTGCGGGTGATCGCGCGCGCCAGTGACGAGAGCGCCGCGCAGAAGATGCGCCGCGCCGGAGCGGACGAGGTCGTCAACCCCTACCAGCTCAGTGGGAACCGCATCGCGGCCATGATGCTCGCCCCGCGCCTGAGCCGCCTGCTGAGCGGCGACGTGACCAGCGACCACTTCATCATCCGCGAGATCAGCGTGCCCGACACCCTGGTCGGGCAGACGGTCGAAGCCCTGGGCCGCGAGACGGGCGCGCTGATCGTGGCCATCTGGCGGGGTGGGCAACCCATCCGCTGCCGCGCCGGAGACGTGCTACAGGCCGACGATACCGTGCTGGTGGCCGGCGCCGCCGCCGAGGTGGACGCCGTCGAGGGACACCGCGCCGTCGGGGGAAGTGCCGCTGGGGGAAGTGTGGCGGGAGTGCAGCCCACCTGACCTTCCGTGCTGTGCGGGGGGTGCTAGCGTGCCCGGCATGACCGACACCCAGACAGCCGGCCCCCAGGCAACCCTCACGCAGCCCACCGACGTGTTCATCGACTTCCTGTGCCCCTACGCGTGGCGGGGCGTGGAACTCGCCGCCGTGCTGCGCGCCGGGGGCGAGGCGTTCACGCTGCGGCACTTCTCGCTGGTGCAGGGCAACCACGCCGAGAACGCCGGGCAGGCGCAGAGCGCGTGGTGGCTGACCGATCAGCCGGCCGGTGAGGGTAGCGAGTACCAGCAGGGCAGCCTCGCCGCGTTCCTGGCCGCGCAGGCCGCCGCCCGGCAGGGTGAGGATGCCGCCTGGAACTTCGCGCTGGCGCTGTTCCGCGCCCGCCACGAGCAGGGCCAGCCGCTGAACGCAGACACCATCCAGGCCGCCGCCGCGCAGGCCGCGCTGGACCCGGAACGCTTCGCCGCCGACCTGAGCGACGACGCGGGCCTGCGCGCCACGCTGCGCAGCGACCTGCAAGACGCCGCCGAAATCGGCGTGTTCGGCACGCCCACCTTCGTCCTCCCGACCGGCGAGGCCGCGTACTACCGCTTCGAGAACCTCACCCGCGACCCCGCGCAGGCCCGCGCGTGGTGGGACCTGTACGTGACCATCCTGCGCGACGGGGCGGGCGTGGCGACCATCAAACGCGCCAGGAACCGCCCCGCCCGCCGCGCCTGAACCGGACTCCGATTGGATGGTGGGCAAACACCATTCAATCCGAGTGAAGCGAGTAGGAGCTAGGCGGAGTCCGGGCGTGGAGTTGGCAACCCGGTTATTAACGCAACAGACGGCAGTCCGCATGACCGGCCGCCGGCGGTGCGGCCGCGTGAGCGGCCGCCCAAGGGCCGCCCCACCCGCCGTGCGCGGCTGCGGCCTACGCTCGGGGCATGACCCTGGCCCCGACCGCACTGAGCGGCCCCTCCCCGATTCTGGACCTTGCGGGCGTGACCCTGGAAGTCAACTCGCTGGAACGCGGCGTGCGTTTCTACGCGTAGGTGCTGGGCCTGCCGCTGCAACACCTGGACGAGGACCGCCGCGTCGCGCGGCTCGGCGTGAACGCCGCCCAGACCGTGACGCTGTGGCAGCCGGTCACGCGCCAGCCGAACGAGCCCTGGCTGGCGCCGCTGCGGGCGCGCGGAGCGGGGCACCTGGACCTCGCGTTCCAGGTGCGGCCCGAGGACCTGCCCCGCTGCCGGACCCTGCTGGACGCGCACGGCCTGCCCTGGCAGGAGATCGACCTGGGCACCCCGGACGCCCCGGACCCCACCCTGTACTTCTTCGATCCGTTCGGGCACGGGCTGGAACTGCGGACCGTGAACCGCCACGATCCGCGCCAGCCGCTGTGCCCTGCGCCGGATCACCCCCTGACGCCTGACCCGCACGCCCTGCCGGTCCTGGGCCTGCGCGAGGCGGCCATCGCCTTCGGGGACTACGCGGCCATGAAGGCCCGCCTGCCCCGCGCGTACGGCTTCGCGTTCGCCAAGGAGCAGGACGACCGGGACTTCGCGCAGTTCACGCTGGGCCCCTGGCCGGAACCCGACGGGAACGGCACCCCGCACCGCTGGCTGTACGCCTGGGACCCGCAGGTGGGTCTGGCCGACATGCTGGGCGGCGACCACGCCCTGCTGGAGTTCTACGCGGACGTGCCCGCCGTGGCCGCCCGTGTGCAGGCCGAGGGGCTGCCCTGCGTCACTGACGCCGGCCGCCTCGCTGTCCGCGACCCGGAAGGGCACGTGTTCGTGTTCCGCCCCGCGCCGACTGACTAAATGCGGGTCAGGCCGCTGCGGCGATCCATGTGCGCGGCGTACGCCGGATCGAAGCTGAGCAGCAGGACGGCCATTACGCCGTGCTCGTCTGCACCAGCGTGAACCCTGCCGCCCGGAACACCGCGAGCAGGTGCGTCAGCAGCCGCAAGTACACCCCGCGTCCCTGATGCTCCGGCAGCAGGCCCGTGTCGGCCATGTACACCGTCCGCCCGTCCAGCGCGTGCGCGTGGTGCCAGCCGACCAGCGCCGCGCCATGGTACACGCCCCAGTTCCACGAGTCGCCGGGCGGCGGGGCCGGACGCACCGGCGGGTCGAAGGCGTACAGCGAATTCCCGCCGAAGATCCGGTCCTCCAGCCGCGCACACGTCTCCCGGTAGTCATCCAGCGAGATCGGGCGGGCCGAGTACCCGCCGCCCAGGTCAAGGTCAGTCACGCCGTCACTCTGGCACGCGCGGTCAGCGGACGTGGTTCATGTAGAAGTTGTAGACCTGAGCCTGCCACTCTGCGTTCCCCTGGAGGGTGAAATGGATGTCCTCCAGCGGCACCTCGCGGCCCTGGGCGTCCACGAAGCGTTCGCCGTCCAGCGGACGCAGGCCCAGCGTCTCCTCGATCAGGAACAGCAGGCGCGGCTCATCCAGCAGGTCGCGGAAACTCCCGAACGACACCTGCCGCCCGCTGCCCGGCGCGACGCTGCCCATGTACCGGGGCCGGGCCGCGCCGCAGACCGGGCAGGAGCCCAGCAGACCCAGCTGCTGCTGGTGCACCAGCCAGCGGTGTCCGCACGCCGGGCATTCCACGGTGCAGCTCGGCTGATCCTGCGGCAGGGGCTGGAAGGGCATGGGTCAGCCTTCCTGCGCCCAGGGCGTCCCGGTGGGTTGCTGCTGCGTGACGCAGTGGAAGCTGCCGCCGCCCTCAATGATCGCGCGGCTGCTCAGGCCGATCACCTCGCGGCCGGGGAACAGCGGCGTCAGGACCTCCAGGGCGCGGGCGTCGTTCGGATCGCCGTACTGCGGGACGACCACGAAGCCGTTCCCGATGTAGAAGTTCGCGTATGTGGGCGGCAGGCGGCCCTCCGCGCCCTCCAGGTAGGTGGCGGGCAGGGGCAGTTCCACGATGCGGAAGGGCTGGCCGTCCTGGTCGGTCATGGCGCGCAGGTCGGCGAGGTTCTTCGCCATGACCGCGTGGTTGGGGTCCTCGGGGTTGGGTTCGACGCTGGTGACGATGGTGCGCTCGTCCGTGAAGCGCGTGATGGTGTCGATGTGCCCGTCGGTGTGGTCGTTCTCCAGGCCGCCGTCCAGCCACAGCAGTTTCTTCACGCCCAGCGTCTCGGCCAGCAGCGCCGCGTACCCGTCCTCGGTCAGGCCAGGGTTGCGGGTGTCGGTCAGGAAGCACGAGCGGGTGGTCAGGCCCACGCCCAGCCCGTTCACTTCCAGGCCGCCGCCCTCCAGCACGAACGGCTGCGCCCAGCGCTGCGTGCCGAGGTGGCCGGCCACGTACTCGGGCACGCGGTTGTCGTGGTCCCAGTTGAACTTCCCGCCCCAGGAGTTGAACTGCCAGTCCGTCAGGGCCAGATCACCCTCACGCTTCACGAAGATGGGGCCGTTGTCCCGCACCCACACGTCATCCAGCGGCACGCGGTGATAGGTGACGTTCGCGCCGTCCAGACGGGTGCGGGCGTCGGTCTCGCTCTCCTCATCACGGACGAGCAGGTGCAGCGGCTCGAAGCGCGCGATGGTCCGCACGAGCCCGGCAAACTCGGCGCGCACGCCCTCCAGGTGACCGAACCACAGGTCGTCGTCGGCGGGCCAGCTCATCCAGGTGGCGGCGTGCTCGGCCCACTCAGCCGGCATGCCGAACCCCAGCTCGCGGGGCGTGGGGTCATGCGGGGCGTCGTGCGGGGTGGCGGCAGGGGAGAGATCGGACATGCCCGCCATTAAAACAGACCCCGGTGCGCGGATTGTCTGATGAGGCGGCATGGGCGCGGGCCGGGGGAGGAAGTGTCGCCTTCCGCCAGCCGCCTCCTTACGCCAGCTGCGCCTGCGCGTACCGGGTGGCGAGGTCCGGGCGGCCCGCCTTGATCAGCGCCTTATCCCGGATGCGGCATGAGTCGCACACCCCACACGGCTCCTCGCCCCCCTGATAGCAACTCCAGGTCACGTCAATGGGTACGCCCACCGCCAGCGCCTCCCGCACGATGTCCGCCTTCGTCTCCGCCTTCGTCTCCGCCTTCGTCATTTCCGCCAGGGGCGCCGTCAGCACCGCTCCGCGTCCCTCCAGGCCCGCCTTCGTCGCCAGATCCGCCAGCGTCTGATACGCCGCCAGATACTCCGGCCGGCAGTCCGGGTACCCGCTGTAATCCACCGCGTTGATGCCCAGGAACACCCGCTCGGCATCGATCGCCTCGGCCAGACTCAGGCCCACCGCGATAAACACCGTGTTGCGCCCCGGCACGTACGTCGGCGGAATCACGCCGTCCTCCGTCCCGTCCGTCGGCACCACCATGGATTCATCCGTCAGTGCACTCCCCCCGAACGACCCGATATTGATGTCGATCACCCGGTGCTCCGCCCCGAAATGCGCCGCGACCGTCGCCGCCCGCTCCAGCTCCACCGTATGCCGCTGCCCGTACCGGAACGACAACGCCGTACACGCGTACCCGTCCCGCACCGCCATGCCCAGCACCGTGCTCGAATCCAGCCCGCCCGACAGCAGCACCACCGCGCGCTTCTTGCCTTCAGCCATACTCATTCCTCCGAAAGACCCCTCACCCAACCCTCTCCCCAGGGAAGAGGGCTCTAGAAGCTCAATACCCCAGGGCCGTGTTGCCGCCGAGGGGGATGAGGCGTTTGTCGCTGTGCGCGTCGAGGTCGTCGGCGCGGTACAGCTTGTGCATCTGGTACCCGGCCCGCAGGCGCGGATTCTCCTTGACCGCCTGCGTGATGCCGTTCAGCACAGTCAGATTCCGCTCGCGAGCTTTACTCCACTCGGGGTGCAGCCAGATCACCGCCCCGTCCGGCAGGCCGGTCAGGGTGTCCAGTCCAGCCTGAATGTCACTCAGGTCGTGAACGATGATCTTCACCTCGTCCGCGAGTGCCACGACCTCCGGCAGTGGGAGTTGCCCGAACGGTTTGGGCGACAGCGTCACCCAGTCCAGTTCACCCCGCAGCGGTGCGATCCCGCTCGTCTCGATGTGCACCCGGCGGCCCAGCGCGTGCAGCGCGTCCGTCAGGGGGTTCAGGTCGAACAGGATCGGTTCGCCCCCCGTGACCACCACCACCGCGCCCTCTGGACTCTCGGCCCGCACCACGTCCGCCAGTTCCCCGGCGCTCATCAGGGTCACGCCGTCCGGGCGGTAATCGCGGTGCCACGTGCCGGCACTGTCGCACCACGGGCAGGACTGCGGGCAGCCGTACAGGCGGATGAAGTACGCCGCGCGGCCCAGGTGCACGCCCTCGCCCTGCCACGTGTAGAAGCGCTCGTACACCGGGTATTTCACGGCCTCACTCCCAGTACTCGCAGGAACTGTCGGGCGTTTCCCACAGAGTCACGTGCAGGCGCAGGTCCGCGCCGTCGTCACCTTCGGGCAGGTCGGCACGCACGCGCTTCATGGTGTGGCGGTGAATGTACGCGGCGACGACCTCGGCGGTCGTGTCGTCCCCCAGTTCCGGGATGTCGTTCAGGTATGTGTGATCCAGGCCGCCGGCATCGATGTCCTTCTTGGCCCACTTGAGGGTCTTGAAGTCCGCGACCATGATGGCGCGCTTCACGTGCGCGCTGGGGCGGAGTTTGTCACTGCTGAGTTCCATCCGCACGCGGTAGGTGTGCCCGTGCAACCTCCCGCACGGTCCGTCGTATTCGGTGATCACGTGCGCCGAATCGAACGTGAACTCCGAACTCAGTTTCCACGGCATCCGCTTACGCCCCCTGGTGATCGGGTGCCACGTACCGCACGGTGCAGATCGTGTTCAGGCCCCCACGCATGCCGTAATCACAGCGGATCTCCAGGCTCAGCGGGTTCAGCAGCGCCACCAGATCCGCCAGCACCCGCCGCGTCGCGTGCTCGTGGTAGATCCCCACGAAGCGGTAGCTGGTCAGGTAGTACTTCAGGCTCTTCAGCTCCACGCACGCCTCACGCGGCAGGTACCGGATCTCCAACCGCCCGAAATCCGGCAGGCCACTCCAGGGGCACACCGGGCTGAACTCGTCCGTCACGATCTCAATCTGCATCGGCTCGCCCGGATA includes:
- a CDS encoding potassium channel family protein, which codes for MDRRRLSLLLALIAGLVLFGTLGYRVLEGWGWLDCVFMTVMTLTTVGYGSPGPLGTDGKVFSTLLMLVGIGLMLYLLTLLAETVVRGLTDPLAVRRRKERKLIHLRGHTVVCGYGQVGEAVCVALRGARKDVVVIDHRPEHLEWAQGQGIHTLVGDATDEDVLRRAGAERAESLVTVINSDPSNLYVVLSAKGLNPALRVIARASDESAAQKMRRAGADEVVNPYQLSGNRIAAMMLAPRLSRLLSGDVTSDHFIIREISVPDTLVGQTVEALGRETGALIVAIWRGGQPIRCRAGDVLQADDTVLVAGAAAEVDAVEGHRAVGGSAAGGSVAGVQPT
- a CDS encoding DsbA family oxidoreductase encodes the protein MTDTQTAGPQATLTQPTDVFIDFLCPYAWRGVELAAVLRAGGEAFTLRHFSLVQGNHAENAGQAQSAWWLTDQPAGEGSEYQQGSLAAFLAAQAAARQGEDAAWNFALALFRARHEQGQPLNADTIQAAAAQAALDPERFAADLSDDAGLRATLRSDLQDAAEIGVFGTPTFVLPTGEAAYYRFENLTRDPAQARAWWDLYVTILRDGAGVATIKRARNRPARRA
- a CDS encoding bleomycin resistance protein, with the translated sequence MLGLPLQHLDEDRRVARLGVNAAQTVTLWQPVTRQPNEPWLAPLRARGAGHLDLAFQVRPEDLPRCRTLLDAHGLPWQEIDLGTPDAPDPTLYFFDPFGHGLELRTVNRHDPRQPLCPAPDHPLTPDPHALPVLGLREAAIAFGDYAAMKARLPRAYGFAFAKEQDDRDFAQFTLGPWPEPDGNGTPHRWLYAWDPQVGLADMLGGDHALLEFYADVPAVAARVQAEGLPCVTDAGRLAVRDPEGHVFVFRPAPTD
- a CDS encoding GNAT family N-acetyltransferase, which translates into the protein MTDLDLGGGYSARPISLDDYRETCARLEDRIFGGNSLYAFDPPVRPAPPPGDSWNWGVYHGAALVGWHHAHALDGRTVYMADTGLLPEHQGRGVYLRLLTHLLAVFRAAGFTLVQTSTA
- a CDS encoding agmatine deiminase family protein, whose product is MSDLSPAATPHDAPHDPTPRELGFGMPAEWAEHAATWMSWPADDDLWFGHLEGVRAEFAGLVRTIARFEPLHLLVRDEESETDARTRLDGANVTYHRVPLDDVWVRDNGPIFVKREGDLALTDWQFNSWGGKFNWDHDNRVPEYVAGHLGTQRWAQPFVLEGGGLEVNGLGVGLTTRSCFLTDTRNPGLTEDGYAALLAETLGVKKLLWLDGGLENDHTDGHIDTITRFTDERTIVTSVEPNPEDPNHAVMAKNLADLRAMTDQDGQPFRIVELPLPATYLEGAEGRLPPTYANFYIGNGFVVVPQYGDPNDARALEVLTPLFPGREVIGLSSRAIIEGGGSFHCVTQQQPTGTPWAQEG
- the queC gene encoding 7-cyano-7-deazaguanine synthase QueC, which encodes MAEGKKRAVVLLSGGLDSSTVLGMAVRDGYACTALSFRYGQRHTVELERAATVAAHFGAEHRVIDINIGSFGGSALTDESMVVPTDGTEDGVIPPTYVPGRNTVFIAVGLSLAEAIDAERVFLGINAVDYSGYPDCRPEYLAAYQTLADLATKAGLEGRGAVLTAPLAEMTKAETKAETKADIVREALAVGVPIDVTWSCYQGGEEPCGVCDSCRIRDKALIKAGRPDLATRYAQAQLA
- a CDS encoding 7-carboxy-7-deazaguanine synthase QueE, with the protein product MKYPVYERFYTWQGEGVHLGRAAYFIRLYGCPQSCPWCDSAGTWHRDYRPDGVTLMSAGELADVVRAESPEGAVVVVTGGEPILFDLNPLTDALHALGRRVHIETSGIAPLRGELDWVTLSPKPFGQLPLPEVVALADEVKIIVHDLSDIQAGLDTLTGLPDGAVIWLHPEWSKARERNLTVLNGITQAVKENPRLRAGYQMHKLYRADDLDAHSDKRLIPLGGNTALGY
- a CDS encoding 6-pyruvoyl trahydropterin synthase family protein; the protein is MPWKLSSEFTFDSAHVITEYDGPCGRLHGHTYRVRMELSSDKLRPSAHVKRAIMVADFKTLKWAKKDIDAGGLDHTYLNDIPELGDDTTAEVVAAYIHRHTMKRVRADLPEGDDGADLRLHVTLWETPDSSCEYWE
- the queF gene encoding preQ(1) synthase, yielding MTNTVNTPATAGADCGPQNPGFDRRYDVQGLDAIDTAVLGTFEHVRVDDPVRYPGEPMQIEIVTDEFSPVCPWSGLPDFGRLEIRYLPREACVELKSLKYYLTSYRFVGIYHEHATRRVLADLVALLNPLSLEIRCDYGMRGGLNTICTVRYVAPDHQGA